The Streptomyces sp. NBC_00569 genomic sequence AGGGGACGTCCGCACCACGGACGCCCCCTTCGCCGTACGCGGGAGATCAGCTCTCCGGGCCGAGCAGCACCGCGGAGTAGTTCTTGCGGGCGGCGGTGTCGTACTGGAGCGCCACGTGGCTCGTCGCCGACGTGATGTCCCGCCAGAAGCGCTGGAGTGCGTGCCCCTCGCCGAGGCCGCCCGTCCCGGCGGCGCCGACCAGCAGGGCCACGGCCTCGCGGAGCATCTCGGCGGCGAAGGGGGCGTTGCGCTCGTTGCGCGCCATGCGCTCGGGGGTGAACCGCCGCCGGTCGAGGACCCGGGCGCTCTCTTCGACGAGGTGACGTGCGGCGTCGATCCGGCCGGAGGCGCGTACGACGGTGAGCTCGGCGGTGTCGTTGCGCCGGCGCCCGGTGATCGATCCCGTACAGGCGGCGAGCGCGCCGGTGGCGGCGCCGACGACCGGGGCGATGAAGGTGAGTCCGCCCACCGCCTGGAAGGGCACGTTGTGGGCGGGCACGGCGGAAGCGCCGTTGCGGCCCGTGAGCATGTCGGCGCGGTCGAGGGTCAGATGCGCCGGTACGAACACGTCGTCGACCACGACGGTGTGGCTGCCGGTGGCCCGCATCCCCACGCTGTCCCAGGTCTCGCGCACCGTGTACGCGCCGCGCGGCAGCGTGAAGAAGCGCAGCTGCGGCGGGCCCTCACCACCCGCGGCCGCCGCGCAGACCATCACCCAGTCGGCGAAGTCGACGGCGCTGACGTAGGCCCACTCACCGGTGACCCGCCAGCCACCGTCCGCCGGCCTGGCCCGCCCGGCGGGCATCAGACCGGTCGCCACGAACGTGTCGGGTCCCGCGCCCCACAGCTCCTGGTGCCCCTGCTCGGGCAGGTGCGAGGCGAAGCGGGCCGAGTACGCCGCGAGCGAGGCACACCAGGCCGAGGCGGCACAGCCCTCGCCGACGGACATGACCGCGCGGGTCAGGTCCGCGAACGAGCCCTCCGTGCCGCCGAACCGCGCGGCCACGAAATGCCGGGCGAACCCCGCCTCCCGTATCGCGTCGGTGACCTCGCGGGACAGGCTGCGGCCCGTGTCCGCGTCGGCCGCGTGGCGGGCCGCGAGCAACCTGAGCCGGTCGGCGGCGGGGACGAGCCCGGCGGCGGGAACGGCCCGGTCGGTGTCGGGAGCGGCGATCACGCCGACGTCGACGCTCACGATCCGGACCCGTTCGCGACGGCACGGGCGAAGAGTTCGAGCGTCTCGCCGGGGCTCGGCCCGTCGAGCGCCTTGAAGATCCGCTCGGCGCCCGGACCGTGCTGGTCCAGCTTGACGTGGGCGAGCGAGACGCGGGTGTGTCCCGCGTCGACGGCCTCGAAGTCGACCTCGATCTGGCTGGCGCCCTCGTCGGTGGGGAGGGACTGCCAGTTGGGGTCGATCCGCCAGGTCATGACGACGCGCCGGCCCGGCTCCCACTCCAGCACGCGGCCCCAGGCGATCTCGGTGCCCTCCACGTCCCACTCGTAGTAGCGCCCGCCCACTTCGCCTTCGAAGGCGAGGCCGGCCCGCTCCTTGCGCACCAGAATGTGGCTCGGCGGCCACCAGTCCGCCGGGCGCTCGGTGAAGACCTTGAAGCACTCGCCGGGCGTCGCCGCCACGGTCACCGACTTCCTGACGTCGGGCAGGGTCTGTTGCTCGGGCACGGGGCCTCCTCGCTCCGGCCAGGTGTCCGCCCGGCCACGGCATCCAATGCGCCCAAGCTGACCGGCCCCGCTAGGCCCCGTGTCGAGTACGGCTCGAACAGCCGGACTCCAGCCCGCCTCCACCCCGGTCCGAGAAACCCGCAAGGCGACGGGCCCACCGTCGAGCCGACGTGGACCGGATCGACACGAGCGATATCGACACGAGCGATGGGGAGAGCACGATGACAGACACGGGACGACGAGTGGCCTTCGTCACCGGGGCGACCAGCGGGATCGGCCTGGCCGTGACCGAGCTGCTGGCCCGGCAGGGCGTCGCGGTGTTCGGTGTGGCGCGGGACGCGGAGAACGTCCGCACCATGGTCAAGGCGCAGCGCGAGCAGGGCCACGAGGTGGCCGGCACGGTGTGCGACGTGACGTCCGTGACGCAGATCCAGCAGGCCGTGGCCGCCGCGGTGGCCGAGTACGGCCGCATCGACATCCTCGTCAACAACGCGGGCCGCGGCGGTGGCGGGGTGACCGCGGAACTGCCCGACGCGCTCTGGGACGACGTGATCGAGACCAACCTGAACGGCACCTTCCGGGTCACCCGGGAAGTGCTCGGCACGGGCCTGATGCGCGAGGGGTCCTGGGGCCGGATCATCAACATCGCCTCCACCGGCGGCAAGCAGGGCGTCGAGCTCGCCGCGCCCTACTCCGCCTCCAAGCACGGCGTGATCGGCTTCACCAAGGCCGTCGGCAAGGAGCTCGCCCCGACCGGCATCACCGTGAACGCCGTCTGCCCCGGATACGTCGAGACGCCCATGGCCCAGCGCGTGCGACAGGGCTACGCGGGCCACTACGGGGTCAGCGAGCAGGAGATCCAGGAGAAGTTCAACGCCAAGATCCCGCTCGGCCGTTACTCCACCCCCGAGGAGGTCGCCGGGCTCGTCGGCTACCTCGCGTCGGACTCGGCCGGGTCCATCACCGCCCAGGCCATGAACGTCTGCGGTGGGCTCGGCAACTACTGATGGCC encodes the following:
- a CDS encoding hydrolase, with the protein product MSVDVGVIAAPDTDRAVPAAGLVPAADRLRLLAARHAADADTGRSLSREVTDAIREAGFARHFVAARFGGTEGSFADLTRAVMSVGEGCAASAWCASLAAYSARFASHLPEQGHQELWGAGPDTFVATGLMPAGRARPADGGWRVTGEWAYVSAVDFADWVMVCAAAAGGEGPPQLRFFTLPRGAYTVRETWDSVGMRATGSHTVVVDDVFVPAHLTLDRADMLTGRNGASAVPAHNVPFQAVGGLTFIAPVVGAATGALAACTGSITGRRRNDTAELTVVRASGRIDAARHLVEESARVLDRRRFTPERMARNERNAPFAAEMLREAVALLVGAAGTGGLGEGHALQRFWRDITSATSHVALQYDTAARKNYSAVLLGPES
- a CDS encoding SRPBCC domain-containing protein yields the protein MPEQQTLPDVRKSVTVAATPGECFKVFTERPADWWPPSHILVRKERAGLAFEGEVGGRYYEWDVEGTEIAWGRVLEWEPGRRVVMTWRIDPNWQSLPTDEGASQIEVDFEAVDAGHTRVSLAHVKLDQHGPGAERIFKALDGPSPGETLELFARAVANGSGS
- a CDS encoding SDR family NAD(P)-dependent oxidoreductase; translated protein: MTDTGRRVAFVTGATSGIGLAVTELLARQGVAVFGVARDAENVRTMVKAQREQGHEVAGTVCDVTSVTQIQQAVAAAVAEYGRIDILVNNAGRGGGGVTAELPDALWDDVIETNLNGTFRVTREVLGTGLMREGSWGRIINIASTGGKQGVELAAPYSASKHGVIGFTKAVGKELAPTGITVNAVCPGYVETPMAQRVRQGYAGHYGVSEQEIQEKFNAKIPLGRYSTPEEVAGLVGYLASDSAGSITAQAMNVCGGLGNY